The Haladaptatus cibarius D43 genome window below encodes:
- a CDS encoding amidohydrolase: MSGSRPSIVDFRRDLHQYPEAGWKEFRTTALVADELAERDFTLHLGSDAVAEEERLGVPPEDELLAAIERARREGAPEEYLDRMDGISGLVAVKTYGDGTGPVVGVRVDMDALERTEAQDDDHRPANEGFVSTHPTEMHACGHDGHTAIGLGVARELDRNGGFDGTLKLFFQPAEEGGRGGLPMSKSGHLDDVDHFVAIHLGLGIETGTVVAAFEHPLSNAKLDVTFDGEPSHAGNAPEKGRNALQAAATAIQNLYAIPRHSDGVTRINIGQVRSENPQNIIPEEVEMRVEVRGGDAELNEYMLGRARRIVSASAEMHEVGVETGLYGKTTTFTADTDIAEAVADAASAVEGVAEVVPCDDMGGSEDASYLIRRVQENGGQATYVGIGASNPYGHHTARFDIEEESIPIGIGVVAETVRRVC, from the coding sequence ATGTCTGGCAGTAGACCGTCGATAGTCGATTTCCGCCGTGACCTACACCAATATCCAGAGGCCGGGTGGAAGGAGTTCAGAACGACCGCGCTCGTCGCCGACGAACTCGCAGAGCGTGATTTCACACTCCATCTCGGGAGCGATGCAGTCGCCGAGGAGGAACGACTCGGCGTCCCGCCCGAGGACGAACTGCTCGCCGCAATCGAACGAGCGCGGCGGGAAGGCGCTCCTGAAGAATACCTCGACCGAATGGACGGTATCTCCGGCCTCGTCGCAGTGAAAACTTACGGCGATGGAACCGGCCCCGTCGTCGGCGTCCGAGTCGATATGGACGCCCTCGAACGAACCGAGGCACAGGACGACGACCACCGACCTGCAAACGAGGGGTTCGTTAGCACGCATCCCACCGAGATGCACGCCTGCGGGCACGACGGCCACACCGCCATCGGCCTCGGTGTCGCCCGCGAACTCGACCGGAACGGCGGCTTCGACGGAACGCTGAAACTGTTCTTCCAACCCGCCGAGGAGGGCGGTCGCGGCGGCCTCCCGATGAGTAAATCCGGCCATTTGGACGACGTAGACCACTTCGTCGCCATCCACCTCGGACTCGGCATCGAGACGGGAACCGTCGTCGCGGCGTTCGAACACCCGCTTTCGAACGCGAAATTGGACGTAACCTTCGACGGCGAACCGAGCCACGCGGGCAACGCTCCCGAAAAAGGACGAAACGCGCTCCAAGCCGCCGCAACTGCCATCCAGAACCTCTACGCGATTCCGCGCCACAGCGACGGCGTTACGCGAATCAACATCGGACAGGTTCGGTCGGAAAATCCACAGAACATCATTCCCGAAGAAGTAGAAATGCGCGTCGAAGTTCGCGGCGGTGACGCCGAGTTGAACGAATACATGCTCGGGCGGGCGCGACGAATCGTTTCCGCGTCTGCGGAGATGCACGAAGTCGGCGTTGAAACCGGCCTGTACGGGAAGACGACGACGTTCACCGCCGATACGGACATCGCGGAAGCCGTCGCGGACGCGGCCAGTGCGGTTGAGGGTGTTGCGGAGGTTGTCCCGTGCGACGACATGGGTGGAAGCGAAGACGCCTCCTACCTCATCCGGCGAGTGCAGGAAAACGGCGGACAGGCGACCTACGTCGGCATCGGCGCAAGCAATCCGTATGGGCATCACACCGCCCGATTCGATATCGAAGAGGAGTCGATTCCGATTGGAATTGGTGTTGTTGCGGAGACGGTTCGGCGGGTGTGCTGA
- a CDS encoding DUF7266 family protein gives MNNRGVSPVIGKVLEAGLVVLYIGMITTTLYGGVVPEYRTAVGDEVGDRVLSKAAERIQQTVPANGTAVRGQMRVTLPQTIRGTAYEIRAQNRTLTLVHSNEQVSGTTQIAVPEHVGTVRGNWSSTEPAVIVVRSGETERSGLVVELKRGQRGRAS, from the coding sequence ATGAATAATCGTGGAGTGAGTCCGGTCATCGGAAAGGTACTCGAAGCGGGGTTGGTCGTGTTGTACATCGGAATGATTACGACGACGCTGTACGGCGGGGTCGTCCCGGAGTACCGAACGGCGGTCGGAGACGAAGTCGGCGACCGCGTGCTCTCGAAGGCCGCGGAGCGAATCCAACAGACGGTTCCCGCGAACGGAACAGCCGTTCGCGGTCAGATGCGCGTGACACTCCCGCAGACGATTCGCGGGACGGCGTACGAAATCCGCGCCCAAAATCGAACGCTCACACTCGTCCATTCGAACGAGCAAGTGAGCGGAACTACTCAGATTGCAGTTCCGGAACACGTCGGGACGGTACGAGGAAATTGGTCGAGTACGGAACCGGCAGTCATCGTCGTTCGAAGCGGGGAAACCGAGAGGTCAGGCCTCGTCGTCGAACTGAAGCGGGGACAACGGGGGCGAGCATCATGA
- a CDS encoding adenylyltransferase/cytidyltransferase family protein, which yields MSVGHIHGRFQPFHDGHLEYAKWASNNCDQLIIGITNADPSHIAEEVDDPKRHKLAHNPLKYYERKRIIEMAIEQSNIETAFSISPFPINRPELWQYYIPQDVYHFILMLEEWHETKVSRLRRHGKEVKTKRKERDISGYEVRKKIATNAEWKDDVPNAVADELESIGAVSRIRELWNTESSLIQTTCSD from the coding sequence ATGAGCGTCGGTCACATCCACGGTCGGTTTCAGCCATTCCATGACGGCCATCTCGAATATGCCAAATGGGCCAGCAACAACTGTGACCAGTTGATTATCGGGATAACGAACGCTGACCCATCACACATCGCCGAAGAAGTGGACGACCCGAAACGCCACAAGTTGGCCCATAATCCGTTGAAATACTACGAACGAAAACGGATTATCGAGATGGCTATCGAACAGTCCAATATAGAGACGGCGTTTAGTATTTCTCCGTTCCCGATAAATCGCCCCGAACTTTGGCAGTACTATATCCCACAAGACGTCTACCACTTCATATTAATGCTGGAAGAATGGCACGAAACAAAAGTTTCACGCCTTCGACGGCACGGGAAGGAGGTAAAAACGAAGCGAAAAGAGAGGGATATCAGTGGATACGAAGTGAGAAAAAAGATAGCGACGAATGCCGAGTGGAAAGATGACGTTCCGAATGCAGTAGCGGACGAACTCGAATCCATTGGCGCAGTATCCCGAATACGGGAGCTTTGGAACACTGAATCGAGTCTCATTCAGACAACTTGTTCTGACTGA
- a CDS encoding MFS transporter → MSTKLAPLRISAYRKLLSSNIVTTFGFWFTYVAAFDLYVFDAGIGPLAVSILGVSSVLPQVIGGPISGVLTDRYDRRNIITISYLLCAPLVGLLVFYQSIWLAYGVFLGTGTLYAVSRPSYRSLIPQIVPDEQLEAANGLLSSSDSTAQIVGPGIAGVFLSFFEPTLLFILDAISYCFAALIVYTLSVTAVDKENDGGFVTEFRDGLSYLKRAPFVLSVVVLGGLMFAAIGVFEAIIPYFLRETLGQNSSMYSLVLLMIGVGSFFGGLTISSIKNRIGYQLVPALAVVILGTSVGAFTIVQGTPAIAIASGAVGVAAVWFTSSAYTTLHRDLDESYHGRIIGVFKSTTRGSQIIAMALAGIMVSVAGTVVLFRTTMVVLVVGGVGWALFVTQKSETRATSPSHDD, encoded by the coding sequence GTGTCTACTAAGCTTGCGCCCCTCCGAATCTCCGCATATCGAAAACTTCTCTCTTCAAACATAGTAACGACGTTCGGGTTCTGGTTTACCTACGTAGCGGCATTCGACCTCTACGTGTTTGACGCCGGAATCGGGCCATTAGCAGTTAGTATTCTGGGCGTGAGTAGCGTCCTTCCACAAGTCATCGGCGGTCCGATTTCCGGTGTCCTCACTGACCGGTACGACCGTCGAAATATCATCACCATATCATACCTGCTGTGTGCACCACTCGTCGGACTGCTGGTTTTCTATCAGTCGATATGGTTAGCGTATGGTGTCTTTCTCGGGACGGGGACGCTGTATGCAGTTTCACGGCCGTCTTACCGGTCGTTGATACCGCAAATCGTTCCGGACGAACAGCTCGAAGCGGCAAACGGGCTGCTCTCCAGTAGCGACTCGACTGCACAGATTGTCGGCCCGGGTATCGCTGGTGTCTTCCTCTCGTTTTTTGAGCCGACTCTCCTATTCATACTCGATGCGATCTCGTACTGTTTTGCAGCACTCATCGTCTATACGCTCTCCGTCACGGCGGTAGACAAAGAGAACGATGGTGGATTCGTCACCGAATTTCGAGATGGCCTTTCATACCTGAAACGTGCACCATTCGTGCTCTCCGTCGTCGTTCTCGGTGGTCTTATGTTCGCCGCGATAGGCGTGTTTGAAGCTATCATTCCGTATTTCCTCAGGGAAACGCTGGGTCAAAACAGTTCAATGTATAGCTTGGTACTGTTGATGATAGGAGTGGGTTCATTTTTCGGTGGACTCACGATTAGCTCGATTAAAAACCGAATCGGATACCAACTCGTGCCCGCACTGGCAGTGGTGATACTGGGCACGTCGGTGGGAGCATTCACCATCGTTCAAGGCACGCCAGCGATTGCGATTGCCTCGGGAGCAGTCGGTGTTGCGGCCGTATGGTTCACGTCGTCCGCCTACACCACTCTTCACCGTGACCTCGATGAGTCATATCACGGTCGTATCATCGGCGTTTTCAAATCGACAACTCGTGGGTCACAGATTATCGCAATGGCCCTCGCCGGAATTATGGTTAGTGTGGCTGGAACCGTCGTCCTCTTCAGAACGACGATGGTCGTGTTAGTGGTTGGTGGCGTCGGCTGGGCACTCTTCGTCACACAGAAATCAGAGACACGAGCGACCAGTCCGAGCCACGACGATTGA
- a CDS encoding adenylate kinase family protein, producing the protein MNAAIYGPLGAGKNVQCKKLERRYGIPHIVTGQILRENAELETPYGTPKEYMDEGKYVPDEMINSIVEKELSEVDHFMLDGYPRTMNQLENFSEIITGLDVVVLMEVSDETTFYRLLDRKICSNCGDSYHKEYRPPDTPGECKFCGAKLTERDDDNSEDIIRQRIQEYEQKTVPVVEQYSDDVVVVDAERPHEAVWEDFFEVVEEYIPDDRL; encoded by the coding sequence ATGAACGCAGCGATATACGGCCCATTGGGCGCGGGAAAAAATGTTCAGTGTAAGAAACTAGAGCGCAGGTATGGTATCCCACACATCGTAACCGGCCAGATACTTCGAGAAAATGCTGAGTTAGAGACTCCCTACGGGACACCGAAGGAGTACATGGACGAAGGGAAGTACGTTCCCGACGAGATGATTAACTCGATAGTCGAAAAGGAACTGTCCGAGGTTGACCACTTTATGCTCGACGGCTACCCGCGAACCATGAATCAACTGGAGAATTTCTCCGAAATTATCACTGGTTTGGATGTTGTCGTCCTCATGGAGGTCAGCGACGAGACGACATTCTATCGTCTGTTAGACCGAAAGATATGCAGTAACTGTGGAGATTCCTATCACAAAGAATATCGTCCGCCAGACACGCCGGGAGAATGTAAGTTCTGTGGGGCGAAACTAACCGAACGCGACGACGACAACAGCGAGGACATCATTCGACAGCGAATCCAAGAATACGAACAGAAGACTGTTCCAGTGGTTGAACAGTACAGTGACGATGTCGTCGTCGTTGACGCGGAACGCCCTCACGAGGCCGTTTGGGAGGACTTCTTCGAAGTGGTCGAAGAGTACATTCCGGACGACAGGTTGTGA
- a CDS encoding DUF7289 family protein, giving the protein MKRGQSNVVGVALLLGTVMLSLAGLTASVGFVVDSNTATADATRVSTDMNRALSPVESTGVHRGRISFSDGRLETAERELRILDDSGVARTVQVDALRFTSGSRRVTYVAGGIVRGTNDSARMYTQPPITASRDGGVLVVGAAKLNASERAVASNTGTSALVRTNVTHARTTLGNGTYRVAVETEATGAWRRYFERQNTTTTTRDFDGDGIPSVVAEYPGQRFAYLVVHDMRTEVQ; this is encoded by the coding sequence ATGAAACGCGGCCAATCGAACGTCGTCGGCGTCGCTCTTCTTCTCGGAACGGTGATGCTCTCTCTCGCCGGGCTAACCGCCAGTGTCGGTTTCGTCGTGGATAGCAACACCGCAACCGCGGACGCGACGCGCGTTTCGACCGACATGAACCGCGCCCTCTCGCCAGTCGAATCGACTGGCGTCCATCGCGGTCGGATTTCGTTTTCCGACGGACGACTGGAAACCGCGGAGCGGGAACTCCGGATATTGGACGATTCGGGCGTCGCCCGAACAGTTCAGGTCGATGCGTTACGCTTCACGAGCGGGAGTAGACGCGTCACATACGTCGCGGGAGGCATCGTCCGAGGGACGAACGATTCCGCACGGATGTACACCCAACCACCGATTACGGCTTCAAGAGACGGTGGCGTGTTGGTCGTCGGTGCCGCGAAACTCAACGCATCGGAGCGCGCCGTCGCATCAAATACAGGCACGTCCGCGCTCGTCCGAACGAACGTCACGCACGCTCGGACGACGCTCGGCAACGGGACGTACCGAGTCGCCGTCGAGACGGAAGCGACCGGCGCGTGGCGTCGATACTTCGAGCGCCAAAACACGACGACAACGACCCGCGATTTCGACGGGGACGGGATTCCGAGCGTCGTCGCGGAGTACCCCGGACAGCGGTTCGCGTACCTCGTCGTCCACGACATGCGAACGGAGGTTCAGTGA
- a CDS encoding type II secretion system F family protein gives MSTITESNSAETRPEDSPPAENFHRSSSLGILDRALYALFSRHADRSRHDRDRKRYRATDVNASFDVFLSRTYGLSWLVFLATFCWAFLVTVAVPDSVLASLASFFHDGLPLLDRVRVPNVPRMYAATGLAVACATISKRTVVWVGGLYLGWSASARRSNIERTLPGTVRYLRALSSGSDDKTAMLRKVADRKESYGDTAVAFRKVLNKAALTGSVDDGLRIVARDTPSRDVLAPFLLKFREHAEQGPDALEQYLQMESRMLSHRQSRSREQAEGFLELIAEMFIVLLVIPALLVIVLTVMSVLAPGLAAPAPPPFGWLSMRALIIYGSGAFILVVGAGAAVVMSSLRPADQSAPKHSCSSHGIELFKTLLVNPANTAVLAVPLALCVGGLLWMLDYTPVDTVLLSYVAFALPVGLVSVRRSRIDDAKDREIKDFVHAVSAHVGLGRPFSAAVERVARDVDMGALQSDVTDLAFNVNLTSRDGDLRRDALTRFVENVGTPMADQTIGLVTGTLDVGGDTETVFDTLQVEIGRLYHQKKALRSNMLVYVVVGWTTALLIIGIMIAVNAYVLDSFSQLSAVSNSNAGLALDPNAVQPARDRHRFYVVTQTTMLACGWFAGYASRGFYEALLHSAALVTVAYFVFAGAGMI, from the coding sequence ATGAGCACCATTACGGAGTCAAACAGCGCTGAAACACGTCCAGAAGATTCACCACCTGCAGAGAATTTTCACCGCTCGTCCTCCCTCGGCATTCTCGACCGCGCACTGTACGCGCTGTTCTCGCGCCACGCCGACCGGAGCCGCCACGACCGCGACCGGAAACGCTACCGCGCAACCGACGTGAACGCCAGTTTCGACGTGTTTCTCTCCCGAACCTACGGCCTTTCGTGGCTCGTCTTTCTCGCTACGTTCTGCTGGGCGTTTCTGGTGACGGTGGCGGTTCCGGATTCCGTCCTCGCTAGTCTGGCGTCGTTTTTCCACGACGGACTCCCACTGCTGGATAGGGTTCGGGTACCGAACGTTCCGCGGATGTACGCCGCAACCGGCCTCGCTGTGGCCTGTGCAACCATCAGCAAGCGAACGGTGGTGTGGGTCGGCGGACTGTATCTCGGGTGGTCGGCCAGTGCACGTCGGTCGAACATCGAGCGAACACTGCCCGGTACGGTTCGATACCTTCGCGCGCTTTCGTCCGGAAGCGACGACAAGACGGCCATGCTCCGGAAAGTCGCCGACCGAAAAGAATCCTACGGCGACACCGCCGTCGCGTTTCGGAAGGTGCTGAACAAGGCGGCGCTCACAGGAAGCGTGGACGACGGCCTGCGAATCGTCGCCCGAGATACGCCGTCACGCGACGTTCTTGCGCCATTTCTGCTCAAATTCCGTGAGCACGCGGAACAGGGGCCGGATGCACTCGAACAGTACCTCCAGATGGAGAGTCGGATGTTGAGCCATCGACAGTCTCGAAGCCGCGAGCAGGCAGAAGGATTTCTCGAACTCATCGCCGAAATGTTCATCGTCCTGCTTGTTATCCCGGCTCTCTTGGTTATCGTACTAACCGTTATGAGCGTTCTCGCACCGGGATTGGCGGCACCTGCGCCACCGCCGTTCGGCTGGCTATCGATGCGAGCACTCATCATCTACGGCAGTGGCGCGTTCATCCTCGTCGTCGGTGCTGGCGCGGCGGTCGTGATGTCCTCGCTTCGACCCGCCGATCAATCGGCCCCGAAGCATTCCTGCTCGTCACATGGCATCGAACTGTTCAAAACGCTGTTGGTTAATCCGGCAAACACCGCGGTGTTGGCGGTTCCGCTGGCGCTCTGTGTCGGTGGATTGCTCTGGATGCTCGATTATACACCCGTAGATACGGTGTTGCTCTCTTACGTCGCGTTCGCCCTTCCGGTCGGCCTCGTCTCCGTCCGGCGGTCACGAATCGACGACGCGAAAGACCGCGAAATCAAGGATTTCGTTCATGCGGTGTCTGCTCACGTCGGATTAGGTCGTCCGTTTTCGGCCGCAGTTGAGCGCGTTGCGCGCGACGTCGATATGGGGGCGCTTCAATCGGACGTCACGGATCTCGCGTTCAATGTGAACCTCACGAGTCGAGACGGAGATTTGCGCCGAGATGCACTCACTCGATTCGTCGAAAACGTCGGGACGCCGATGGCAGACCAGACCATCGGACTCGTCACCGGAACGCTGGACGTCGGCGGTGATACAGAAACGGTTTTCGACACTCTACAGGTCGAGATTGGCAGATTGTATCATCAAAAGAAAGCACTTCGGTCGAACATGCTGGTGTACGTGGTCGTTGGCTGGACGACTGCGCTCCTCATTATCGGCATCATGATTGCCGTGAACGCCTACGTTCTCGACAGTTTCTCGCAGTTGTCGGCGGTGTCCAACTCGAATGCGGGGTTAGCTCTCGACCCGAACGCGGTACAACCGGCACGTGACCGACACCGGTTCTACGTCGTCACGCAGACGACGATGCTCGCCTGTGGTTGGTTCGCCGGATACGCGAGTCGAGGGTTCTACGAAGCACTGCTTCACTCGGCGGCCCTCGTCACAGTTGCCTATTTCGTTTTCGCAGGGGCGGGAATGATATGA
- a CDS encoding nucleoside monophosphate kinase, which produces MKHSKIILLGLPGAGKTTCARKLSAEFGLTEFDLGTILRENADVETAYGTPGEYMNRDELVPDELVNELVSKRLPADEFVLSGYPRTVTQVEHLGTITNVGFVCFLSASVEVLVERLRNRRIDPKTGTTYHLRANPPKSEAVANRLVQRQSDREELLKPRIEANQELLEPIVERYRTHPHFVTIDATRPPDVVYRTLAEKIASK; this is translated from the coding sequence ATGAAACACTCAAAAATAATCCTCCTTGGACTCCCCGGGGCGGGAAAGACGACATGTGCTCGCAAACTCTCTGCGGAGTTCGGACTCACCGAGTTCGATCTCGGAACCATCCTCCGAGAAAATGCAGATGTCGAAACGGCCTACGGCACTCCGGGCGAATATATGAACCGCGACGAACTCGTTCCCGATGAACTTGTCAACGAACTCGTGTCGAAACGACTTCCTGCCGATGAGTTCGTGTTAAGCGGGTATCCGCGCACTGTAACGCAGGTCGAGCATCTCGGGACGATCACAAACGTTGGTTTCGTCTGTTTCCTCTCGGCGAGTGTAGAGGTTCTCGTCGAGCGACTTCGTAACAGACGCATCGACCCGAAAACGGGCACCACGTATCATCTTAGGGCAAATCCACCGAAATCAGAAGCGGTTGCCAATCGGCTTGTTCAACGTCAGAGTGACCGAGAAGAACTTCTTAAACCGCGTATCGAGGCGAATCAGGAGTTGCTCGAACCGATAGTTGAACGATATCGTACTCATCCACATTTTGTAACGATAGATGCAACACGTCCCCCGGACGTGGTTTATCGAACACTCGCCGAGAAAATTGCGTCTAAATGA
- a CDS encoding GNAT family N-acetyltransferase, with product MVGSTFISGETVTLRTVEEDDIGFLQQSRNEPGFRRTLRFTKPTNRKQMRSFFENTVVGDDASVNLLVSVEGTPVGAVNVFNIDQRCGEISYWILPEHRQNGTATEAISLLLDFAYDTLDLHRVYAQTIASNEASKAFLEALGFTLEGTLREHEFVQGERQDTHFYGLLAPEWRNQ from the coding sequence ATGGTTGGTTCAACGTTTATCAGTGGAGAGACAGTAACACTTCGAACGGTCGAAGAGGACGATATCGGTTTTCTTCAGCAGTCGAGAAACGAGCCGGGATTCCGACGGACACTCCGGTTCACAAAACCAACAAACCGGAAACAGATGCGGTCGTTTTTCGAAAACACCGTCGTTGGTGACGACGCCAGTGTCAATCTATTAGTCTCCGTCGAGGGAACACCAGTTGGTGCAGTAAACGTGTTCAATATTGACCAGCGCTGCGGCGAAATCAGCTACTGGATTCTCCCGGAGCACCGCCAAAATGGCACCGCAACTGAAGCGATTTCGCTTCTGCTTGATTTTGCGTACGACACATTGGATCTTCACCGCGTGTACGCTCAAACGATAGCATCGAACGAAGCTTCGAAGGCATTCCTCGAAGCGCTCGGTTTCACTCTCGAAGGGACGCTAAGAGAACACGAGTTCGTTCAAGGTGAGCGACAGGACACACACTTTTACGGACTTCTCGCGCCGGAGTGGCGAAACCAGTGA
- a CDS encoding DUF6498-containing protein: MNVENKSENNCAEAVGLLLVNLMPVVGVVAFDWDILALLTFYWIEVGAVFVRTAVEGLFAGQPTTADITVGRGILGRWTGLGTGSVHLKTRIVSSRDEVSSLHSLHD; encoded by the coding sequence ATGAACGTGGAAAATAAATCCGAGAACAACTGCGCCGAGGCGGTAGGTTTACTGTTAGTGAATCTGATGCCGGTTGTCGGTGTTGTCGCGTTCGACTGGGACATACTTGCATTGTTGACCTTCTACTGGATCGAAGTCGGCGCTGTATTCGTCCGGACTGCCGTCGAAGGACTGTTTGCGGGACAGCCTACCACCGCGGACATCACGGTTGGTCGTGGGATTTTGGGGCGCTGGACGGGACTGGGAACCGGTTCCGTTCACCTGAAAACTAGAATAGTATCTTCCCGTGACGAGGTATCTTCGCTCCATTCCCTGCACGACTAA
- a CDS encoding type II/IV secretion system ATPase subunit yields MANAHSLHTTTTDCNTPETVPPPIPPDDSDAWYAPDVRDQRELHPGVVATIRETDDGFRYDVRTPALGARDERALVKIREHFATANLRRPLTREGAIECVERGFDPKYRRAIDRLTNLSQAGRRRVEYHALAELLCLGKLTPLALDDHIEVADAAGDQLVVHTENYAPADTDLSADADYLARFASERIETHTVAFGEFRIPVVVYQEHLLGTDSFATKYAVLEPNLLPDDDRLIEECKERIWETNVGGVVDDRSSFVREHARQFLSRRLTARNTRAWLDAARYRVRTALAEYDLAIPPVDHRFSDDRLSDLVYYVLRDYVGHGKMTIPIRDGLLEDIEANRVGERIKVVPRGRTIGHGERIPTNLAFEDESAFVNVVTQMAASDGVELNASNPSAKVNLSPDGVADEETIRCAVALPVISEGGPHISIRKQAPDTMTPVDLLDGGSISTEIVTLLWQLYEHHGVALFSGPTGVGKTTLMNAHMPFIPYRDRPISIDEGSREVRLPHETGVSLTTRDHESDYKRVTMADLMTECNYLNPDVEVIAEINTPASFQTFAESLNTGHGLIGTTHAENIEKLVNRVVEQGLPAYLLREIDLVVFPRYVDGNRYVGELVELVNEDEFAELDGRCGTVRKDGTTIHWNTVAWRDHDGTFQLDYDHPQLGDDEREIGFRFFRRLADRTDRSVEEVETDFHRKHGYVQYLEREGMTDFEELFSFLADLQNNEAATVERAKRGV; encoded by the coding sequence ATGGCCAACGCGCATTCGCTTCACACTACCACTACCGACTGCAACACCCCCGAAACAGTTCCGCCACCAATCCCACCAGACGACTCCGACGCGTGGTACGCCCCCGACGTGCGCGACCAGCGCGAACTCCATCCCGGCGTCGTCGCCACGATTCGAGAAACCGACGACGGCTTTCGCTACGACGTTCGAACCCCTGCACTCGGCGCGAGGGACGAACGCGCCCTCGTCAAGATTCGAGAGCACTTTGCAACTGCAAATCTCCGCCGACCGCTGACGCGCGAAGGCGCAATCGAGTGTGTCGAACGCGGGTTCGACCCGAAATATCGCCGGGCTATCGACCGTCTCACCAACCTCTCGCAGGCGGGTCGGCGGCGCGTCGAGTACCACGCGCTGGCCGAACTGCTCTGTCTCGGAAAGCTGACGCCCCTCGCGCTGGACGACCACATCGAAGTCGCCGACGCCGCGGGCGACCAGCTCGTCGTCCACACGGAAAACTACGCACCTGCAGACACCGACCTCTCCGCCGACGCCGATTATCTCGCCCGGTTCGCCAGCGAGCGTATCGAGACGCACACGGTCGCGTTCGGAGAGTTTCGAATCCCGGTCGTCGTCTATCAGGAACACCTGCTCGGCACCGACTCCTTTGCGACGAAGTACGCCGTCCTCGAACCGAATCTCCTGCCGGACGACGACCGACTCATCGAGGAGTGCAAAGAGCGAATCTGGGAGACGAACGTCGGCGGCGTCGTTGATGACCGTTCCTCGTTCGTCCGTGAACACGCCAGACAGTTTCTATCGCGGCGACTCACGGCCAGAAACACGCGGGCGTGGCTCGACGCCGCCCGGTATCGCGTTCGAACCGCACTGGCGGAGTACGACCTCGCGATTCCGCCGGTTGACCACCGATTTTCCGACGATAGGCTCTCGGATTTGGTGTACTACGTCCTGCGAGACTACGTTGGCCACGGGAAGATGACGATTCCGATTCGGGACGGATTGTTAGAGGACATCGAAGCCAACCGCGTCGGTGAGCGCATCAAGGTGGTTCCGCGCGGCCGCACAATCGGTCACGGCGAGCGCATTCCGACCAACCTTGCGTTCGAAGACGAATCGGCGTTCGTCAACGTCGTCACGCAGATGGCCGCCTCGGACGGCGTCGAACTCAACGCCAGCAACCCGAGTGCAAAGGTCAATCTCTCCCCAGACGGGGTTGCCGACGAGGAAACGATCCGCTGTGCGGTCGCTCTCCCAGTTATTTCGGAGGGCGGGCCACACATTTCGATTCGGAAACAGGCACCTGATACGATGACGCCCGTCGATTTGCTGGACGGTGGAAGCATCTCTACGGAAATCGTCACCCTGCTCTGGCAGTTGTACGAACACCACGGCGTCGCGCTGTTTTCCGGGCCGACAGGGGTCGGGAAGACGACGCTGATGAATGCGCATATGCCGTTCATCCCCTACCGCGACCGCCCGATCAGCATCGACGAGGGGTCGCGCGAGGTTCGACTGCCCCACGAAACTGGCGTCTCGCTTACGACCCGTGACCACGAGAGCGACTACAAACGCGTGACGATGGCGGATTTAATGACCGAATGTAACTACCTCAATCCGGACGTGGAGGTTATCGCAGAAATCAACACGCCCGCCTCGTTCCAGACGTTCGCGGAATCGCTGAACACGGGCCACGGGTTGATTGGTACGACGCACGCCGAGAACATCGAAAAACTCGTCAATCGCGTCGTGGAGCAAGGTCTTCCCGCCTATCTTCTGCGCGAAATCGACCTCGTCGTTTTCCCGCGATACGTCGATGGCAACCGGTACGTCGGCGAACTCGTGGAGTTGGTGAACGAAGACGAGTTCGCCGAGTTGGACGGACGCTGTGGTACGGTTCGCAAGGACGGGACGACGATTCACTGGAACACGGTCGCATGGCGCGATCACGACGGCACGTTCCAACTCGACTACGACCATCCGCAGTTGGGTGATGACGAACGTGAAATCGGTTTCCGATTTTTCCGACGACTCGCAGACCGCACCGACAGAAGCGTCGAGGAAGTCGAGACCGATTTCCACCGCAAACACGGCTACGTGCAGTATTTAGAACGCGAGGGGATGACGGATTTCGAGGAACTGTTTTCCTTCCTCGCCGACTTGCAGAACAACGAGGCGGCAACCGTGGAGCGGGCGAAGCGGGGAGTGTGA